In one Populus nigra chromosome 12, ddPopNigr1.1, whole genome shotgun sequence genomic region, the following are encoded:
- the LOC133669351 gene encoding uncharacterized protein LOC133669351, with product MELSLSGNALKTFARSITCLSRIGNELAIQASPSQLSLHTLHSSRSAYQCITFKASFFDVYTVSGTEVKFSVLLKAICSVLRTPIAGVDHLSVHLPDPDASKVKWTLECFNGMRKSYWITCNVEPDIQRLSLDRRRYPSSLVVRPHDLNRLLANFQSSLQEITIIATERASMASDTENEIGGKAVELRSYIDPTKDNDSSLHTQLWIDPAEEFVQYTHSGDPVDVTFGVKELKAFLSFCEGCEVDIHIYLEKAGEPILMAPKFGLDDGSSSNFDATLVLATMLISQLHEGNRPEPPQATAHGQAADGTGSQGQQERCGVNVSEHPSDHTRIWSELSGSAARSGSGGGAEARQAPGERDLNANEQREIQRISTMHISKDTSARENVAVNPSLGHPVQKDHAKEAQERSETNAHSFSQRHPSNWVDADEDEDEDDDGDADGNELCVQSTPPYYEEQ from the exons ATGGAGTTGAGTCTCAGCGGAAACGCGCTGAAAACCTTCGCTCGCTCCATCACGTGCCTCTCACGTATCGGCAACGAGCTTGCTATCCAAGCTTCTCCTTCTCAG CTTTCGCTCCACACGCTACATTCATCACGATCTGCGTACCAGTGTATTACATTTAAGGCGAGTTTCTTTGATGTGTATACAGTTTCCGGTACCGAAGTCAAATTCAGTGTGCTTCTGAAG GCGATTTGTTCGGTTCTTAGGACGCCAATTGCAGGTGTTGATCATCTGAGTGTGCATTTGCCTGATCCGGATGCTTCTAAAGTGAAATGGACTTTGGAATGCTTCAATG GTATGAGAAAATCCTATTGGATTACTTGCAATGTTGAGCCGGACATTCAACGTCTGTCTCTTGACAGGAGAAGATATCCAAGCAGCTTAGTTGTGAGACCTCATGATCTTAACAGACTGCTTGCCAATTTTCAGTCATCACTCCAGGAGATCACCATCATTGCAACAGAACGTGCATCCATGGCTTCTGACACTGAAAATGAAATAGGAGGAAAAGCTGTTGAACTTAGAAGTTACATAGACCCAACCAAGG ACAACGACTCTTCACTGCACACTCAGCTGTGGATAGATCCAGCTGAAGAATTTGTCCAGTATACTCACAGTGGAGACCCTGTGGATGTGACATTTGGTGTGAAGGAACTGAAG gcatttctttctttctgcgaGGGTTGCGAAGTTGATATTCATATATATCTTGAAAAGGCTGGAGA GCCTATTTTAATGGCACCAAAATTTGGTCTGGATGATGGATCGAGCTCAAACTTCGATGCTACTCTTGTACTTGCAACCATGCTTATATCACAGCTCCATGAAGGAAATCGACCAGAACCTCCACAAGCCACGGCACATGGTCAGGCTGCAGATGGGACAGGGTCGCAAGGACAACAAGAGAGATGTGGAGTCAATGTATCTGAACATCCATCTGATCACACCAGAATTTGGTCTGAACTTTCAG GAAGTGCAGCAAGAAgtggtagtggtggtggtgctgaAGCAAGGCAGGCTCCAGGAGAAAGAGACTTGAATGCTAATGAACAGAGGGAAATCCAAAGGATCAGCACAATGCATATATCCAAAGACACATCTGCTAGAGAAAATGTTGCTGTGAATCCTAGTCT CGGCCATCCTGTGCAAAAAGATCATGCAAAAGAAGCCCAAG AGAGATCAGAAACTAATGCACATAGTTTTTCACAACGTCATCCTAGTAACTGGGTGGACGCtgatgaggatgaggatgaggatgatgatggtgatgcaGATGGAAATGAATTGTGTGTTCAGTCAACACCGCCTTACTATGAAGAACAGTAG